The sequence TCTAAATAAATTATCTGCTGTTCAGATCGATATTAATACTACATTTGCTACATTACAATATTgtgcaaatttaagagtcattttaatacaatgtaaatacgATTCTTCACGCATGAAAGCCAAGAAATATTGATAGATTTTACCACCGCTTACTGTTCAACAAGGCCTTGGGAAAGTGGTTTTGCCATCTCTGCTCAAGAATGTTTTTAATTTGGCCTTTGGAGGGTCCGACTCTAGGATAGATTTATTAGAATGCTTTATTTGTTCTCCGAATGgaggaattaaaaaacaataGTGCCAACAATGGTGATAAAACTGCAGCTACTCCTACTCACAGTGGGCAGGGCCCAAGACCTAGTCTAAGCAGCACTGTTCCCCACCAGCCTCCTTTCTGGCTTTGTTTATATTTCCCCCCATTACCTGCtgtacagggtgtttatatgtttCCCTCTTACAGGTTACAATAATAAAAGGCGGGCAGTGTTCTCAGAGGCTCAGACCAGAGCCCTTCAAAGGAAACGTTAATGCACTTTCCTGGAAGTTAATTTGAACCATCTATCACAAGAGAAATTGTTAACATCCATGTTACCACCACCTACACTCAATTTGATATTTTCAAGGCACTACTTTAAATTTTCAATACTCAGTATATTTTGCATAGCTATGAAATTTATCTGCAGGCCCGGAATCCTCTCTTATTTGCGGATTCTACAgtattgcttttgttttttatctttCTTGTTTAGATCGAATCCGTTTTTTATGACCCTCAATAACCTCAGCAACTGCAAACATGAATGGTTTCCGATAAGGGAAAATCAGGCAGCAATAAAGTAGGATTATTTATGATTTATTTGCGTGTATTCTTCTCTTTCCACCTCTGTGTGTCTCTTTCTGTCGGGAAACTCATCCAGGGAACTGCCACACAGAGTAGGAAGTCACATTCCCACGTTCtcttcctcccctctcctcccacagAAACGCTGAGCtctggcacacacacacatacacacacacacacacacacacacacgcacaccacatacacgcacacgcacacttaCACACCGTACACACGCGCAGCCAGACCGATCCACAGCACAGCCTCCCCTCCTCCCTAGGTGCACACCCACCGCAGTCGCGGATCCACGCGGGGGTCTCGGCCTCTAGGCCTGGCTGCCGGCGGGCCGCAGCGGCGCAGCACCGGCTCCCGCACTGCCGCGCTCCCAAGATGGCAGCGGCGCGGCCGGCCGAGTTCCCGCGCCGGGGCCGCCGACCTACGCCAGGCCCAAGGTCCGGCGAGCGATCGGCCTCGCGCCGCGGCCTCGGCGGCGCGGGAGACGCGGGAAGCCAGGCCTCGGCAGCGAGGTGCTTGCCCTGGCTCCCGGCGCGGCCTGCCCTCCCGGCGACCGACCGCAGCCTCACCTGACGTGAACAGCACGATGGCTTTGAGGCAGCTGTACTCTGCGGAATCGACGTGCAGAGCCTTGAGCTTCTCCACCTGCTCCTGAAAGATGCGGATGTGGTCCATGAAGGCCACGACGCGGTCGGCGGACATGGGCGAGGCGTGCAGGCCGGCGGCGGCCAGCAGCGGCGCCACGTGCAGCGGCATGGAGCACTGGGCCGCGTTGAGCACGAACAACTCGCTCCAGGTGAGGCGTAGTAGGGACACCTGGTCGGTGATCTGCAGATCCGGGAAGAAGGGGATGTTGCGGGCCCACTCGACGGCGCTGAAGAGCAGGCGCGCGGCCAGCTCGCAGATGTTCTCGATGCCCATGATGTTGTTGGGCTGCATGCACTGGCTGCCATAGCGCGACGTGGGGTAGGGTTCGGCGCGCAGCAGCAGCGAGATGTAGCCAGACAGGTAGCAGTGGCCATTGAGGGGGTCCCCGTTGGTGAGTGCGTACTGGCCTGGATTGGGCTGGGTTGGAGGCATTCTTCCTCGCTGAACCGCtgacaaaagaaagagagaaaagaggcAATGTGCATCCAGGGGGCTTGCGAACATCGCGCGCCGCAGCGCACCCGACACAATGCAGCAGCTTATCCCGCAGCCACAGACTCCCGGGCATATCTTAACCGCTGGTTCTCACAGCCCACACCTCGAGGAGATCTAGGATGAGGCCCTCCAGCTCTGCAACTCGATGGGTCCAGCCATAGCCTGCTGCCCCTGATCATCTCAGCTCCAGCAGAGCTAGGCCTGACTTCAGGGACCCAGCTCCGCAAGGCGAAGAAAGTACCATCCAACCCCACGGCTTTCAAAGAGGAACATCCAGATAAATGAAACCCCATTCACCCCTCCAGAATGAAGCAAATCAgggttaagaagaaaaaaaataaaaaaggcgaaACCTGAGAAAGGTTGTGGTTGGAGGCAAATGCCTAGCGGCCTCCTCATTTGCAAACAAGCAGCGTTTTGCTCATAAAATGTTTCCATATTCTCTTAAAATGCTATAGTATTATCCTTAAAATAGATACAAGTTACATATCCTACTAACCACTTACAACTTTTGAGTAGAGAACAAGTATCCTGTAAACCTCCCTTCTCCCCTCCTCCCGATCGCCCCATACAAAGTTCTCACTATTAAAAGcaacagaaaattgaaaaatttcaagaaaaagTTGAACTTACAGTAGCCAAACATTATTGAAAAAAGTGGGAAATATAATTAATGTCTGTTCTGCTCCGTGCCACTGCAACCTGCAGCCAGCTTTTGCCCAGTGAATGCACGAGCTTGCAACTGCAAAAACACTGGATTCATTAACCATCTGAATGCAAAACGTAAGCATGCTTTGAGTTCTTAAAGCTGaccaaagttttttttaaaaaatgtgtatgtTTTACTTCAACAGTGCCAACGTTTTAAATTGCCAAGTAAATAAAGACAACTTTAGGAAAAGTTAGGGCTACTGAACTCTCCCCCCAACAAATTAATATAGATATGTCCATGTACACGTAGCTGCCTTATTTCAGGTTGTGCACTATTTTCTTAAGTTTGCTTTGATTCTAATTTCAATGCAAGTTCCAGTGCAATTTAAGACTTGAAACATAATGGCTCGAAtactttttttctaattataGTTTTGAACTTGGCAGTTATTTTTCAATTAAATGAGAGCACAAttcaaagtttttttgtttttttttttcctccaaatgcCTACAAAATCTCCCTGGAGCTAGAAATGAAGTCGTCATATTTGCCTGCTCCTTGAAATCTGAAGGAATTCAATTTCTTTTCTTGTggcatataaaatataattttaaagtcaATTACAAGAAGGAGTAATCTGCATTCTGCAAAATTGACTGGTTCGCTAATTTGACTATAAGACATCTTTAATGATTGTCAGGAGATAAACTTTAACTATAAACAGctaaatatatttataagaaaAGTGCTGCATCTCTTGCCACATCAACATGAAGCATATCCAAATACAACATcaaaagttgtgtgtgtgtgttttttaaaaaaacaaacccatACAACAGGGATTAAATGATGTGGAAGCTCATGCCAGCTGCAGTCTATGCATTATGGCCAAATCAGAAGGATCGGTAAATGCCGTTGTAAATTGTAATTTGTATGCAGTATTTAAGCAGAGGGTGGAGTTtgatgaagaaataaaatgagtatcatgcttttaaaaaaatgacactaCTATGAAAGCACAGTTCAGTCACAAACTTTCCTTTCAAAGTAGAGGGGTGAAAACAAGGCCATAGCTCTGGAGGAGGCGGCCCCAGCTCCGTGAAGAGGAGAGGGAACCAGTGAACAGGCCAGAAGCCCCCCTTCCCCCCTAATTAGACCTACAAGTGCAATAAATCTCACTCCTCTTTTTCCAAGCTAAGCTTCCAAAAGGATGATGGCAGCAATGAATCTCCTGCTCATGGTACTCCAGCCCCCAGCCCTCTCCCTTTTAAAATAAAGGGTATGAAGAGGTGGAGGGGAAAGTGGAATGAAAAAACACAGAAATTGTTTCCTGGGGGAAAATAGGCACCCCTGCCCAAGTTCATGCCAGCACATCCCCAAGCATCCTCACGCACACGCGGGAAAGAGACACACACCAAGCACATCCaacagaggaagggaggggatttTAAGCCACAGCTCATGATCCCAGGGACACAATCCTGAGCAGGCAGCGGGCGGGGTGGGGGAGCCGGGAGAGGAGCGCAGGCTGGGAGGGGGAGGCAGCGGCAGCGAGCTGAGCGCGGGGAGGGGGGGACGCTGGGGGAGGAATGTAGCGGGGACCACGGAAGCTGGGACGGGCCGGGACCACAGGAACCCCAGgaaccccagccccacacagcagcCACCCCGgtgagacagaaagagagagccaGGAAAGCGGGCTAAGCGCGGGGAGAGAAGCAGAGAAGAAATATTCACCTTCCCGCCTCATGCCCACTTTGAGGCACTTCTTGAGGCGGCAGTATTGGCACTGGTTGCGGTGGTGCTGGTCGATGGGACAGTTCCTGTTGGCACGGCATGTGTAAGTTAAGTTCCTGCGGACGCTCCTCTTGAAGAAACTTTTGCAGCCCTCGCAGGTGAATTGGCCGTAGTGCTTGCCGCTCGACTTGTCCCCGCACACCACGCACTCGATATGCTGCTGGCTCTGGCCCGAACCGGGCGGGCCCTGGCCCTTGTCCCCCGCCGTGCCGGGGGTGGCGGGCGCTCCAGGCTGGCCCGGGGTCTGCGGCGTGTGCGGAGCGCCGGAGCccgcctgctgctgctgctcgccggcgccgccgccgccgccgccgcgggcCGCCTGCGCTGCGGGGTTGGGGCCGCCGGGGTTGCCCCCGGCCACGTCGTCCTGCGGATCTCGCCAGCTGCTAACTACCATTGCCATATCTTTGGGCCCTGGGAGCGCTGGGGGGAGCCGAGCTGCTCGCCGAGGGCCGAGGGGCGCGCGGGCGCgctgggaggggaaggggaaggggaaggggggagggggagggggcgggGGGCCCACCGGGCGCCCCGGGGTCGCGGGAGCCGAGCCCGAGCCGGGCACCGGCCGCTGCCTCCGCCGCTGCCGACGCTGCCGCCGTTACTGCCTCGGCCGCCCCGCTGCTGCTGCGCGCCCGCCCGCCCTGCTGGCGTTTTGTTGTGGTTCCtgctgttttctttctctctttttgcaGCCCCCCCAGGCTCTCAGGCTCCCCCCCCAACACCCCTGCTCCCCTCGCCCGCTCCCCCCGCGCTCCGTTCCTGGGGGGGCCGTGctctccttcccccctccccaccccccggCGAGCAAGCTCCCTTCTCTCGCTTTTTTCTTCTTCCCCAAGTTGCAAAATCAGAAATGGCACAGGCGGCAGCCGGGAGCGGCGCGGGGCGCAGCGCCGGGGGCGGCGGGCATGGGCCACGGCGCGCGCACACACTCGCCCTCCGCCTTGCCCGCACCcccgcgcacacacacactcgcACACACACTCGCTCACCCGCGCCGGGCGCCCGCCCGCCCGCTGTCCGCTCGGGCTACGCGCAGCGCGCGGGCTGAGCCGACATAGAGGAAGCCGGCGAGGGCGGAGGCGGCGGCGGCAAAGGAGGAGGTCGCGGCTGCAGGCGCCGCTGGAGCTACCGCCTCAGCTGCTGCGGCGATCGCCGCTGGAGAAGCCCGGGCCCGGGCGGGAGTCCGAGCTGGAGTCGGGGCCGTAGCCCGAGCGGGAGCCGAGGCCGGGACCGCCCTCGCCGCCGCTGCTGTCCCAGTGGGAGCCCTCGTGGGGCTCGGGAGTGCTGGGAACGGGCTGAGCCGAGCAGGACGCCGGGCGAGGCTGCCGGTGGCGATCAGGGAGCGCGGGTGTCGGGGGGCCAGGTCCAGGGCCGGACGCAGCCAGCCATTCAGGAAGGCAGCGCTGGAGAGCGGGAGGCAGCCGGCGAGGAAGATCACACACTTTGCTCTTTTTGTTGTGCCGGTGGCGCCGGGCTCTCGCTGCCTTCTTCTTTCAAGAGGTGAcggaagggggagaaaaatacaaGATAATTCACGCCGGCGACGAATTCACagcgaaatagaaaaaaataaaaatcagaagaaaataattgcaaaaaaaaggaaaaagaaaaagcaagagagacatCCAAAGTAGGTCGAATAAATaatcttcttttcctctttcttgctCCTTCTTCTGCTTCTTCTGCTATAACACACAGAGCTAGTTAAAAAAACCCTGGAGATCGCccaaaaatgttctttttttagtattttaaataagTGCTCTTCAGCCGGGAACCAACACCCTCCCtccaaaaaaaatcatatatgtataaaataaagataagaagaatacGAAGGGggtgcctcctcctcctcctcttcctttttttttttttaagtttagccCTCTCTCTTCTGCAGGAATGGAGTAAAAGAGACAAGGAGGAGGGagaaaaatgagagaaagaaggagaagaagggggAAACAACTAGTAGAATATGTAAgaaaagagaaaggggagagaggagagaggagaaaaaAGAGGGCGAtaggagagacagaaagagacagagagagagagcaagagagaagagggagagggggagagagagagagagagagagagagagagagagagagagagagagagagagaaacccaaAAATTGAATGCGTTTAAACGGGAGGACTCGCAGAGCAATGTTTCCGAAAGGGGGATCTGCGCGAATGTCTGTATATAGTGAACTTTGACACTACTATTGAAACTGACACGTTTCTATGGAGATCGCTGCCTTATATGGAGCTCGTGTCAAGGAGCCAAGAGAAGGGCTGCTGGCAACTGATAATCAAAGGCGACTGACTGGTCAGAGCCCTGAATCGGGGGGGAGAGAAAATGGGAGGCTAAGGTTAGCCAAGCCTCCTGCACGCCATTGGCTAGAgagcccctccccctcctcttttttctttctttctttttttttttttttttcctctttctctcccctccctcttAGCTACCTACAGTCTGGGATAGcgaggggaggaggagagaaagtgAGGGAGGGGGTGTGCTTCTGACAAGCGCAATTTACATTGAGATCACCCTGCGCTGCTATTtactctgagacctgattagtaTGGGTCGTCtatggtcacacacacacacacacacacacacacacacacacacacacagagggggAAGGGATGAAGGGGGAGAATGTCTTATGATGGGAAAAACGAGAAtgagaatattatttttatttcttctgaaaaGTTTTTAGAATTAGATTTCATGAACGTGAAGAGAAAAATCATTCAAGGTGTTAGGAAAAAATTTAATGGGAATAAAACTTCATCATTTTAACAATTTCTGAAATATACTGGATTtagtttgttttcttcttttacatATAACCAAAATCCTAGTCTGGGTTTTGCTCATtttatgcactttttttttttttaagaaaaaaaaaggtagggTCATCCTACTTTTTGATCCAAAGTATATCTTGGTTTTAAAGATTTAATTATGACCAAGCACACTCGTGAAATTtacagctatggccacaaattcgaTCCGAATCAACGGTTCCTATTCATCCCaaagatgattttaaaataaactttccaATCAAACCGTTGTTTCCatcttcatcctttttttttttttttaatcccaggCTGTTTCAAACTCCAAACAATGCGTCAATAATTATTAATAAAACAGTAGTAAGTCATCATATTGTTGGGGGTGGTGGTGTTAGAGCGGCCAGGAGTCCCAGGAAAAGAGCAAACGAACGAGGAGAGGGGGAGGAGACGGGAGAGCAAGAAGGAGAGGGAGGCAggggtgggggtgtggggggggcAGATACTAAGACCCTGATTCCCGAAGGTGATTGGTCGCAAAAGGAGGGGCAGGCGGGAGGAGCGGGTCCCGCCGCGGGGCCTGCAGGAATCGCTGGCTCCGGCTGCCACCTAGCGGACGGGAGCCGTTCCCGGGCGGCACATAGCTgagtccctcctcccctccccacagGCAGCCTGTGCCTTTTCTCCAAACGAAGACAGCACTTTGAAAATTCtttcaatggattttttttttccttgaaagatCGTACTGGGAGAAAATGATACTTCTATTAGTTACATATTCTCCAATCCCACACTCGCACCCCCCTCGTTTTGAGATCGCTCCCCTAGGCAGGCTCAGGCGGGCGCGGAGCGGAGCGGAGTGACAAAGCCGCCGTTGCTGCCGCCAGGGGTGGGAGCCGCGCTTTCCCGCCCACCCCTCGGCTGGGGAGAGCGTAAAAGTTTGACTCAGCTCGAGCGTTCCGAGTTCCAACAGGCCCTCAGGTAAAGGTGGAAGTAAATGACCACGCTGTGTTGACAGAGGTAGGGTTTGTTTTTTAATACTCGTTCTCACTTTAAATTTCACCAGGGAGGGGTTTGGGAAGCACTGCGCGTTTGGGGTACGTTTTGCGCTTCTCGGTCTCTCTAGTCTGTGAAGTCGCGAGTCGTAGACCGTTTAGTGACGAGTGATGATTTTAAAGAGCAGAATAAAGGCTTTCTCCTGTCTGCCCCGCAGCCCCTCCAGCTCGAATAATGGAGAGACTGCCAAGGCACTCCGCTTGCGGCAGCCCATTGTACGAAGCTGATGAAGAGGAGGCGGCCGGGGGTGGCGGGGGCTCCTTGCTCTAGCCCCTTTGCCCAAATAAATGTGTTCCTGTTCTTGGCCAGTTAAAAGATGAAACGAACCTGATTCAAATAGaccgaaaaatgaaagaaagaaggggaaaaaaaggaggaaataaaggaagagtgagaaaaagaaatatgtagaaatttaaattaaatccCCATCCAGTTAGAGGCAGGGAGTTCGAGAGCCGAGGCAGCAGGCATAGAGAGGGAGACTGTGAGAGGGGAAGAGAACGCGGAGAAAAGGAGAAAGTGGGAGAGGAAGCGGGAGTCAGCGCCAGGGAAGCGGAGGCCTGCTGGACGCCGGGTCCGCAGGCCCAGTCGCGCTCGAACCCTGGACTGTGCGTCGTGGGCACCAGAAGCGAGATTCGGCCAAGTCCTACCCCATCAGGCAAGTAACGCAATGATTATCATttcttctgaacttgggattggtAACACGGTCAGGCAGGGAGGCAGTCTGGGTTCTCACGCAGGCGGGGGACAGGAGTCGAGGCAGCCAGGGCTGGTAAAGGAGAACTTCCCTCCGGGCCTGTTCCGGAGTTGCCCTTGCCTGGCCTCTATCCCGCCGCGTCGCCTCCTAGGAGGTAAGAATCCTGCCAGTCCATCATCAGTTCAAAATCAAAACAGGTTTCTCCCATTTGGATCAGCTATTCCCAAACTACCCCGCCCCCGCTACGGCGGGAAACGGCTGCCGGCGCTGGGGAAGCGGGACCGTGGACCCTGCAGCCCAGCATTCGCTCGGCCGTCCTAGCCAGTGCAGAGCCTCCGCTGCGGTGCCGCGGGCTGGCTCTGGTGCTCGCATCTTGTCTGGCTGAGGCCAGGACCTGGCGAGCTCGGCTCTTGCCGCCCACCTGCGGGCGCCGTTTGTAATGTGATCCCTTAATGTAACGCAATCGATGGCTGCCTGTTTGATGTGGGCGATAGTGTCAGCGGATTAAAAGGGACATCAAACCGTTCTCCCAAGTGGagaagctgctgctgctgcggcggcggcggcggcggcggcagagcACCAGGATCTGCAGCCTTGCAGCCCAGCCAGATTCCTCGTGCCGCGGCTAGCGGTCTGGTGGCGGGGAGGGGGTCGCCTCCCAGGGGTGGGGACCAAGGGTGTGTATGTGAAAGGAAGAGCCTCAATTAAAGCCAACAAGAGCGCTTTCCCAGGCGCTGGGCAGGGGAGCGCCGTTTGCGTCAGAGGGCGTGCAGGGCGGGCGCTCAGGGCtgcgggcgggggtggggggcggggagcTGCCACTGGGACCCCGCCCCGGGTCCGAGTGGGCTCTGGGATGAGCCAGCCTAGCCTGTCAGGGCTGGATCGGGGTCAGGCCTTGCAGGCGAGGGTTAAGGCTAGGCGGCGGGAGAACCAGCAGAGCCGTGTGTGGGGGGTGGGATGGGGAGTGCAGTGACGCCCACCCATCCTCGGTGTGGACTTCACCCGCTCCCACCAAGCTTCCAAACTTGCAAAGGCCCCTGGGACATGGCATGACCCCGGGGGCGGGGTAAGTCGGGTCCTGGAGGCCTCAGGCGAAGCTGCGGACTCCTCTGGAAAGAAGGGGGAGGGGGCAGTTCCCAGCCACACGTAGTTCAAGGAGTGGGGGTGGGTGGCTGCTGGTAGCGGTGAGCAGAGCAGCAGAAGAAGCCCTTGGTTTTCGGAGGAGAGGAGCCACTAGAGCTACTTCGGGGCAAAAGTGACCCCTTTGAGAAGGGTCAGAGAGAAACCGAATCTTTTCCAGGAGGGCATTGTACCTTCTCTGGGACTCATTCGGCTTGA is a genomic window of Callospermophilus lateralis isolate mCalLat2 chromosome 5, mCalLat2.hap1, whole genome shotgun sequence containing:
- the Nr2f1 gene encoding COUP transcription factor 1, which gives rise to MAMVVSSWRDPQDDVAGGNPGGPNPAAQAARGGGGGGAGEQQQQAGSGAPHTPQTPGQPGAPATPGTAGDKGQGPPGSGQSQQHIECVVCGDKSSGKHYGQFTCEGCKSFFKRSVRRNLTYTCRANRNCPIDQHHRNQCQYCRLKKCLKVGMRREAVQRGRMPPTQPNPGQYALTNGDPLNGHCYLSGYISLLLRAEPYPTSRYGSQCMQPNNIMGIENICELAARLLFSAVEWARNIPFFPDLQITDQVSLLRLTWSELFVLNAAQCSMPLHVAPLLAAAGLHASPMSADRVVAFMDHIRIFQEQVEKLKALHVDSAEYSCLKAIVLFTSDACGLSDAAHIESLQEKSQCALEEYVRSQYPNQPSRFGKLLLRLPSLRTVSSSVIEQLFFVRLVGKTPIETLIRDMLLSGSSFNWPYMSIQCS